Part of the Calditerrivibrio sp. genome is shown below.
CAAAACGTATCCCAAAGAGAATAAACCCGTTTGCACCAACTGCTACAAAGATCAATGTATCTTCAATAACAGCATGACAAATGGATAAAAAGATAGCGGATAATACCGTATCCTTATGGGACATCTTGTTTTCCATAGCATTTTTAATAAGGATCCCTGCTCCGTATGTGATCCCAAGAACAAACCCAACCACCATAGTTATAGAAGCATTTGTGGAAATACCCAAAGCCTCCATTGGTG
Proteins encoded:
- a CDS encoding nucleoside recognition protein, with translation MGIDIVSSLIAATMLSIKLFVVIVVLMILYEFYERSKLFELTQKYAKTPMEALGISTNASITMVVGFVLGITYGAGILIKNAMENKMSHKDTVLSAIFLSICHAVIEDTLIFVAVGANGFILFGIRFVLAITVIIMLQRFLYKSSK